In Gossypium hirsutum isolate 1008001.06 chromosome D06, Gossypium_hirsutum_v2.1, whole genome shotgun sequence, one genomic interval encodes:
- the LOC121218408 gene encoding uncharacterized protein encodes MAPSADSNFVDPMSSAFFGQCLVQSFPHHDMMKLEGNNFVQWQQHIRLIDKLLTSWLLSTISSSLLSCFTSAQSACDGWNITNRLFAASTSVKISRIKHDLHSLKKEPLPFSRLVNVLLEFGSRQVRAVREIPIQANHVVASDVTAVVDSGSGEGRTTVGLRGRGSWSRMQCQIYNRFGHIVQRCFYRFNRSYDGPNTSTMLRFSPSVYNRQEKVRASQARFFCDRMKLVLQGIQMGSGLLARLGVMKGIGRIMQANLLGSIVGQILVRILGRFMGNSIVSSLGGKLGTILGQLTTSILGLLIGNIMCISLGCMQVSILGLLMSRLMGRIMYLSMGLILILLVDSLMGLMLILLMLRVLCKKNANLLVSRGRQNLEHMFFILLSVLDYLDFLIFMLLIFRMPHNTVLILIILIHLIICR; translated from the exons ATGGCACCATCAGCCGATTCTAATTTCGTTGATCCTATGAGTTCTGCGTTTTTCGGTCAATGTTTGGTTCAATCCTTCCCTCATCATGACATGATGAAGTTAGAGGGCAATAACTTTGTTCAATGGCAGCAACATATCAGACTGATA GATAAGCTATTGACTTCTTGGCTCCTAAGCACGATTAGCTCATCACTTTTATCATGCTTTACCTCTGCTCAGTCTGCTTGTGATGGCTGGAACATTACAAATCGCCTTTTTGCTGCGTCAACCAGTGTGAAAATCTCTCGCATCAAACATGATCTTCATTCCCTAAAAAAAG AGCCCCTTCCTTTTAGCCGTTTGGTTAATGTACTCCTGGAATTTGGAAGCCGTCAGGTGCGGGCTGTGCGTGAGATTCCCATTCAAGCTAACCATGTTGTGGCATCTGATGTCACTGCAGTTGTTGATTCTGGTTCGGGCGAAGGTCGAACGACAGTGGGTCTACGAGGGCGTGGCTCCTGGTCGCGCATGCAGTGCCAGATTTACAATCGATTTGGCCACATAGTGCAACGATGCTTCTATCGTTTTAATCGGTCTTATGATGGTCCAAATACCTCCACCATGCTGAGGTTTTCACCGTCCGTGTATAATCGACAAGAAAAGGTTAGAGCGTCGCAAGCTAGGTTTTTTTGTGATAGAATGAAGTTGGTTTTGCAGGGGATTCAAATGGGCAGTGGTCTATTAGCCCGTCTGGGTGTTATGAAAGGCATAGGCCGCATTATGCAGGCCAATCTGCTGGGCAGTATCGTAGGTCAGATTCTCGTCAGAATTTTGGGCCGATTCATGGGCAACAGCATAGTTAGTTCTTTGGGCGGCAAACTGGGCACTATTTTGGGCCAACTAACAACCAGTATTTTAGGCCTGTTAATTGGAAACATAATGTGCATCAGTTTGGGTTGCATGCAGGTCAGCATATTGGGCCTCTTGATGAGCAGATTAATGGGCCGAATAATGTACCTATCAATGGGCTTAATACTAATTTTGTTGGTGGACAGTTTAATGGGCCTAATGCTAATTTTGTTGATGTTGAGGGTTCTATGCAAAAAAAACGCTAATCTGTTGGTGTCTCGTGGCAGACAAAACCTCGAGCACATGTTTTTTATTCTTCTCAGTGTGTTGGATTACCTCGACTTCCTAATTTTTATGCTTCTTATTTTTCGGATGCCACACAATACGGTTCTAATTTTGATAATACTAATTCATCTGATCATATGCCGATAG